The DNA sequence CCACGGCCATCGGGCTCTCGAGGCCGGCGAAGAGGCCCCTGCCCTCGTGCGTGACCGGGCTCGCCTTGCCGTGCACGGGTAGGGGCGCGCGGCCCACGCGGCCGCCGAAGGCCTCAATGATGACCTGGTGACCCAGGCACACCCCGAAGATCGGCAGGCGCCCGGCCAGCGCACGCACGGCTTCCAGGCCCACGCCCGCCTTGCCAGGCGTCGAGGGCCCGGGCGAGATCACCATCAGGTCGGGCGCCTCGTCGGCGATCACTGCCTCGAGATCGGCGAGGCTCACGCTCGCGCGGTAGACGAGCACGCGCGCGCCGCGCTTGGCGAACTCGTCGACGAGGTTGTAGGTGAAGGAGTCGAAGTTGTCGATCATGAGGACGGTCATGGCCGCGCCTCCTTGCCGCCCCGGCGCCGCGGCGCAGCGCCGACCTGCGGCCCGCCCCCGGGGGCCGGTTCGGGCAGGCCGGGCGCGAGCCCCAGCGCGGCCAGCGGCGCGCGGGCCTTGTGCCGCGTCTCGGCCGCCTCGCGCGCGGGCAGCGAGTCGTAGACCACGCCCGCGCCGGCCCGCGCGATCGCGCGGCCGTCGGCGAGGAGCAGCGAGCGAATCACGATCGCCGTGTCGAACTCGCCGTCGAGCAGGTAGTAGCCGACGGCGCCGCCGTAGAAGCCGCGCCGCGTGGGTTCGAAGCGGCGGAGCAGGCGCATCGCCTCCACCTTGGGCGCGCCGGTGAGCGTGCCCATGTTCATCGTCGCGAGGTAGGCGTGCAGGGGATCGAGGCCGGCGGCGAGGCGGCCGGTGACGCGGCTCACCAGGTGCTGCACGTGGCTGTACTTCTCGACCACGAAGAGCGCTTCGGCGAGGCGGCTGCCGGGCTCGCTGACGCGGGCGACGTCGTTGCGCGCGAGGTCGACGAGCATGACGTGCTCGGCCAGCTCCTTCGCGTCGAGCTTGAGC is a window from the bacterium genome containing:
- a CDS encoding aminodeoxychorismate/anthranilate synthase component II; amino-acid sequence: MTVLMIDNFDSFTYNLVDEFAKRGARVLVYRASVSLADLEAVIADEAPDLMVISPGPSTPGKAGVGLEAVRALAGRLPIFGVCLGHQVIIEAFGGRVGRAPLPVHGKASPVTHEGRGLFAGLESPMAVGRYHSLVGLEIPAELEVTARCGKLVMALAHKTLPLVGVQFHPESILTPTGGLLIENALAWARDWAAARGGTA
- a CDS encoding anthranilate synthase component I (with component II, the glutamine amidotransferase, catalyzes the formation of anthranilate from chorismate and glutamine) — encoded protein: PPARDPAAVATDLDDAAYAAVVARCQAHIRAGDVFQIVPSRSFCAPCAEAPLAVYRRLRALNPSPYMFFLRLGELTLLGASPETALKVSRAPASGAADGVWDLSIRPIAGTRPRGRRGEQIDPDLDSRYESELKLDAKELAEHVMLVDLARNDVARVSEPGSRLAEALFVVEKYSHVQHLVSRVTGRLAAGLDPLHAYLATMNMGTLTGAPKVEAMRLLRRFEPTRRGFYGGAVGYYLLDGEFDTAIVIRSLLLADGRAIARAGAGVVYDSLPAREAAETRHKARAPLAALGLAPGLPEPAPGGGPQVGAAPRRRGGKEARP